The Cherax quadricarinatus isolate ZL_2023a chromosome 48, ASM3850222v1, whole genome shotgun sequence genome includes a region encoding these proteins:
- the LOC128696040 gene encoding uncharacterized protein: protein MRLFILVASVVTSAVTYDIPGFPAPPPRAFVSDSPDGRITFLKHYKPLNLTSSFGTVETIASNPYGFATEFEELQPPPTVFRESEYIASNPYGFVQNVRSHSYKPKFTDSGFEKIFSIPDNPYGYAIDIVKMSDEPEAFEVFSLIDSNPYGYSKNFQEVNLRPNSVVSVFQSVLSSIADNPYGYSTHVKKLSIGSEAFEAVLVVPSNPYGFSDQFQSDIYKPRYANNLFENVKTIADNPYGYSTEVQKLSDIPEAFEPSPAIASNPYGYSEKIQQGSYQSKTADSSFGKLGTIPDNPYGYSSEFRTLEGASEAFEFVPEISLNPYGFSKQVKGDSHKLREHGSSFDKVKEIADNPYGFSTKIKTLRKSNDAFESVKTIPANPYGYSQNINREIYRIKECGSGFEKVETIPDNPYGYSTNVEQLNSEPEAFEAVPLIPSNPYGYSEHIRKDTYAPRNVKSLFQTVDYISGNPYGFSTEIRKFINSPEAFATFKVITMNPYGYSQTIKRNSYQSKYIVSGFEDTVPILINPYGFSQHIVKLSKANEAFAAITLIPNNPYGYSNHIQKLPYRAGERVSGFSTTASVLSNPYGYSSENFAVAESPSSFTKSGLIPNNPYGFSQHIESDIDVPKYHTTSFSTVDSVLENPYGYPTSESTERTGKSFRSPHLTVKKLREAESAYDSVNAIPKNPYGFSEKIVRENPTPRRSPSSFASVKTITDNPYGYADHFIAYGENPSAFERGRLIRDNPYGYSQYKSIRFSPGYLLSGFETVSSIPTNPYGFSQHVENLSDTPSSFGNLDSISRNPYGFSEKIEKTSYALRERKSSFEPVSAISSNSYGFPEQLITIQEPGSFDKVDAIKNNPYGFSQRTIQDQHALKQLPTSFEKVTVISDNPYGYSQHVKIQEDPHAFTAVGDISINPYGFSENFHRRSERTTEVQSGFETLVKIEINPYGFSENIKPLNNVPSSFGTAALIPNNPYGYSDKIRKELAAPRQFPSSFTRVSDIPNDPYGFTEVIIKLDAVPSSFVNSRSVPENPYGFSQHIERLPVTPKTRSSGFESFVKIPANSYGFSENIKELPRAPTAFETFRTIPVNPYGYSLQIIHDPLSSRRLPSSFTTTSLLSTNPYGFSEREETLLEAPTPFSVVNSIPSNPYGVSSFIKVPAYQKREKASSFQTIESIPANPYGFFDQATRLDESPGAFTEVEIIAVNPYGYSENVHRDYQKKKDLYSSFVSVDNIKTNPYGFSTNIIKLEEAPTVFEAVKSIPTNPYGYSRKIQELSYFPLTRSSSFRAIISIPSNPYGFSDQIVLLDLEPEAFVQTKSITINPYGYSDKIHRSYFKPIGGLNSSFSHSIARVSGLPTGEKITANPYGFTRYTIRLSESDSGFGVSQEINRNPYGYATTVKKTTIASRILETPFGKTNSVSSDPYGLSGQVYDIGNATTAFEPLVAVVDNPYVFTVGKLMAPFPSSFHQFDRIDQNPYGYPQLINLVSA from the exons ATGCGACTCTTC ATATTAGTTGCGTCGGTGGTGACGTCCGCCGTAAC TTATGACATCCCAGGTTTCCCGGCGCCGCCTCCTAGAGCTTTTGTGAGTGACAGTCCAGACGGCCGCATCACCTTCCTCAAGCATTACAAGCCTCTCAACCTCACTTCCAGCTTTGGTACCGTCGAAACTATCGCATCCAACCCTTACGGGTTTGCCACAGAATTCGAAGAGCTCCAGCCGCCTCCAACAGTGTTTCGAGAATCCGAGTACATCGCTTCGAATCCCTACGGTTTCGTCCAGAATGTTCGAAGTCATTCCTACAAACCCAAATTCACCGACAGCGGATTTGAGAAGATCTTCTCAATCCCTGACAATCCCTACGGCTACGCAATTGATATCGTGAAGATGAGTGACGAGCCTGAAGCTTTTGAAGTGTTTTCATTGATAGACTCTAATCCCTATGGCTACTCTAAAAATTTTCAGGAAGTAAATTTGAGACCTAATAGCGTTGTCAGTGTGTTTCAGAGTGTGTTGAGCTCCATTGCTGACAATCCTTATGGGTATTCAACCCATGTGAAGAAGCTCAGTATTGGCTCTGAGGCCTTTGAAGCTGTTCTTGTAGTACCTTCGAACCCATATGGTTTTTCTGATCAGTTCCAGTCAGATATTTACAAACCAAGATATGCTAATAATTTGTTCGAAAACGTTAAGACAATTGCTGACAATCCATATGGGTATTCCACTGAGGTCCAAAAGCTAAGCGACATTCCTGAAGCATTTGAACCTTCACCAGCTATTGCTTCAAACCCCTATGGCTATTCTGAAAAAATCCAACAGGGGTCTTATCAATCTAAAACCGCTGATAGTTCTTTTGGTAAGCTTGGTACCATCCCTGACAACCCTTATGGATATTCATCTGAATTCAGGACGCTAGAAGGAGCGTCAGAGGCATTTGAATTTGTTCCCGAAATTTCTTTGAATCCTTATGGCTTTTCTAAACAAGTTAAAGGTGACAGTCATAAGTTAAGAGAACATGGTAGTAGCTTTGATAAGGTTAAGGAAATTGCTGATAATCCTTATGGTTTCTCGACAAAGATTAAGACTCTTCGTAAATCAAATGATGCCTTTGAATCTGTTAAAACAATACCTGCAAACCCTTACGGCTATTCTCAGAATATTAATAGAGAAATATATAGAATCAAGGAGTGTGGTAGCGGCTTTGAGAAAGTGGAAACAATTCCAGATAATCCATATGGGTACTCCACTAATGTTGAACAGCTTAATAGTGAGCCTGAGGCTTTTGAAGCCGTTCCGTTAATTCCTTCAAACCCATACGGCTATTCTGAACACATTCGAAAAGATACATACGCACCAAGGAATGTTAAAAGTCTTTTCCAGACGGTAGACTATATTTCAGGTAATCCTTACGGCTTCTCGACTGAGATCAGGAAGTTTATAAATTCTCCTGAAGCATTTGCGACGTTCAAAGTAATTACTATGAACCCATATGGATATTCTCAAACCATCAAAAGGAACTCTTACCAAAGTAAATACATTGTTAGTGGTTTTGAAGACACAGTGCCTATTCTGATAAATCCATATGGTTTTTCACAACACATAGTGAAACTAAGCAAGGCAAATGAAGCCTTTGCTGCCATAACTTTAATCCCAAATAATCCCTATGGTTATTCTAATCATATTCAAAAATTACCTTATCGTGCAGGAGAAAGAGTAAGTGGATTTAGCACCACTGCTTCTGTACTTTCAAATCCGTATGGGTACTCCTCAGAAAATTTTGCAGTAGCAGAGAGTCCGTCTAGCTTCACAAAATCTGGGTTAATTCCaaataatccctatgggttttctCAGCATATAGAGTCGGATATTGACGTACCAAAATATCACACAACAAGTTTTTCTACAGTTGATTCTGTTCTTGAAAATCCTTATGGGTATCCGACATCTGAGAGTACTGAGCGCACTGGGAAAAGTTTTCGTAGCCCGCATTTGACTGTGAAAAAACTCAGGGAAGCAGAGAGTGCTTATGACAGTGTTAATGCAATCCCCAAAAATCCCTACGGCTTCTCTGAAAAAATTGTGAGAGAAAACCCTACCCCTAGACGAAGCCCGTCAAGTTTTGCTTCTGTTAAGACCATAACAGACAACCCATATGGATATGCAGACCACTTTATTGCTTATGGGGAAAACCCCAGCGCTTTTGAAAGAGGAAGACTAATTAGAGATAATCCATATGGATATTCTCAATACAAGTCTATCAGATTTTCTCCAGGTTATCTACTCAGTGGGTTTGAAACAGTATCAAGTATTCCAACAAATCCTTATGGATTTTCACAACACGTGGAGAATCTATCAGACACCCCCAGTAGTTTTGGAAACTTAGACTCGATTTCCAGGAATCCATATGGTTTTAGTGAAAAAATCGAAAAGACCAGTTATGCTCTTAGAGAAAGAAAGAGTAGCTTTGAACCCGTTTCTGCTATTTCTAGTAATTCATATGGATTCCCTGAACAATTAATTACTATCCAAGAGCCAGGCTCTTTTGATAAAGTAGATGCGATCAAAAATAACCCGTACGGCTTCTCACAAAGGACCATCCAGGATCAACACGCTCTCAAACAACTACCAACTAGCTTTGAGAAGGTCACTGTCATCTCAGACAATCCTTATGGATATTCACAGCACGTGAAGATTCAAGAGGACCCACATGCTTTTACAGCCGTTGGTGATATTAGTATTAATCCTTATGGCTTCTCGGAGAACTTTCATCGACGAAGTGAGAGGACAACTGAGGTACAGAGCGGATTTGAGACATTAGTCAAAATTGAAATTAACCCTTATGGATTCTCCGAAAATATTAAGCCTTTAAATAATGTGCCAAGTAGTTTTGGCACAGCTGCGCTTATACCTAATAATCCTTATGGGTATTCAGACAAGATTCGGAAAGAGCTGGCAGCTCCTCGTCAGTTTCCGTCATCATTCACTCGGGTGTCTGATATTCCAAATGATCCTTATGGATTTACAGAAGTAATAATTAAACTTGATGCAGTCCCGTCAAGTTTTGTAAACTCCAGAAGCGTCCCAGAAAACCCATATGGATTCTCACAGCATATTGAGAGATTACCAGTTACTCCTAAAACGCGATCATCTGGATTTGAAAGTTTCGTGAAAATTCCAGCAAATTCTTATGGATTCTCTGAAAATATAAAGGAATTACCACGTGCTCCAACAGCCTTCGAAACTTTCAGGACTATTCCAGTTAACCCATATGGCTACTCACTTCAAATTATTCATGATCCTCTGAGCTCCAGACGTTTACCATCTTCCTTTACAACGACCTCTCTATTATCCACAAATCCTTATGGGTTCTCTGAGAGAGAGGAAACTCTtctagaagctcccacacctttCTCAGTCGTGAATAGTATTCCCAGTAATCCATATGGTGTATCAAGCTTCATTAAAGTCCCTGCTTACCAGAAGAGGGAGAAAGCATCAAGTTTCCAGACCATAGAATCTATTCCAGCCAATCCATACGGCTTCTTTGATCAGGCAACAAGATTAGACGAGTCACCAGGAGCCTTCACAGAAGTAGAGATAATTGCTGTCAACCCGTACGGATATTCTGAAAACGTTCACAGAGATTACCAGAAAAAGAAGGATCTGTATTCCAGCTTTGTCAGTGTTGACAATATTAAAACTAACCCTTACGGGTTCTCCACGAATATAATTAAACTGGAAGAGGCACCTACTGTTTTTGAGGCAGTCAAGAGTATTCCAACAAACCCTTATGGATACTCTAGAAAAATTCAAGAATTGTCTTATTTTCCATTAACGCGTTCATCTAGTTTCAGGGCCATTATTTCTATTCCTTCAAATCCATACGGATTTTCGGATCAAATAGTGCTACTTGATCTTGAACCAGAGGCTTTCGTCCAAACCAAAAGTATCACTATTAACCCCTACGGATACTCTGATAAGATTCACAGAAGTTACTTCAAACCTATTGGAGGTCTCAATAGTTCTTTCAGTCACAGCATTGCACGGGTTAGTGGACTTCCCACTGGCGAAAAAATTACTGCCAATCCCTATGGCTTCACCAGATACACAATAAGACTATCCGAGAGTGACTCCGGCTTCGGGGTCTCTCAGGAGATTAACAGGAATCCATATGGCTACGCAACAACCGTTAAAAAGACTACCATCGCTTCAAGAATCCTTGAGACTCCCTTCGGCAAGACCAATTCCGTCTCCTCCGACCCTTATGGTCTTTCGGGTCAAGTGTATGATATCGGGAATGCCACAACAGCCTTCGAGCCCCTGGTAGCTGTTGTCGACAACCCTTACGTTTTTACGGTCGGGAAACTCATGGCTCCCTTCCCGTCATCCTTCCACCAGTTCGACAGGATAGACCAAAATCCCTATGGATATCCACAACTGATCAACCTTGTCTCTGCTTAG